The DNA region GCTCTGAAGCTGATGAGTAGAAATTGGATTTGGATTTCAAGGAAGAGAAGTTGGCTTCTGGAGATCATGTAACTTGGTGTGTGAATGTGTTGTGTATATGACTGCAGTTTTAGAATGATGCAAATAAGGATTATGTAAGTAAAAATGAGAACCGGTCCAACAATTAGACCTGCAGAAGAAACAATACAATGTTGAAACCAAGATCCAAGTGTTGTACGATGTTGGAATCAAGTCAGAAATTACTTGGTTTCCCGGTGGTCGTGCTCCTTTCTGTCGTTGTAAAACGACCAATTGCATTGTTTGATGTTTAGCTTAGAGGCTCTAtggttttatttgtgtttttttttacatatgaaATAGGTTATTGGCTTTGGGGAATACGTCAAACAAGTCTATGTCTCTTACGAGAAACATAAATATGAAACCATGGTACATTAATCCATATCCTAATCGACTAAAAATCTAAACTTGAGTGTATAAAATGTAATCAGATTTATGGGTGTTTGCATTTTTGCAGCAAAATTCACAGAGAAGAGCGGAGATGACTTGAGAAAAAGCAGCAAACTAAACAGGAGATGGAGAGAATACAGTCTTTGTGGTTTGGATGTGCATTAAATTAATGGATTTTCAGTCTCTTTagttttctctgtctctctctctttttgcttTGCAGATGGAGTGTGAACCATTATTCTTTATTCGGGACTTTGAATCAAATCCTGACATGGATTAGAAGCCACCAATATCGCTATGTGAGTGCCTTGAGAAGGTAAAATCTTTTATTGTGGTTCCTTTGATGATGActctattttctctctttgttgatCACTTATGAAGCAATTTGAAAGAGATTGTTAATCACCACAGTTGTCATGATGAATAAATCCTAAGAAACTGAATGAGAATAGAATTGTTACAACAATTTCTTGAAGATACATTATTAATGTTATAGACCCAAAGACTAAATAAGATTCTCCAACTCTTGAGACAGGTTCGAGTCTATGGATTATCACTTATACataaattttgtgtttgtgtagatGAGTGTGTTGACAGATTATCACTCTTAGTACTACTTGCTAGGTTCTTATTAATCAAGGTacctttttcccctttttatctcttttgtcattattttgaatttgatacCTAATTTGGATTTAATATTACTTGCTAGGATTCATGTGCTATACTGGCTAGGATGAGAGACGAAGAAGCTCTCTACAACGCACTGTCACTTCAGTATAATCAAACTTTTTagctacatttttttgttggtagttgtatcaaaacattaaacatCTATATTAAGTGTAATcttaatttacaaaatcataagtttatatatctttaaaacgCTTTCTCAAATTGTTGTATTCTAATCACATTTTCAATATATgagtaataaatatttaatacacaaaaaattcacaaaacaatagaaaatgaaattatctaacatataatatatatgaaatataaaatcatacCAAAAATGAAAGCAAATCAGGTCagaatattcatataaaaatatatatatatatatataaattttataaactaaataaaatacttatctattatattatattaataaagcGGATATGTTAGGTCGTATAATTCGGCGGTAATAGATCAAATAACAAAACcgataataaaaaatcattacaCGATAATGGACTTTAAAGTCATTGTTACCCTTATTTTTGAAACGCGTCAAATACGAATAACCAGTATTTGATGTAAACTACTACATCTACAAATCATCTTACTATATCAATCTAAATTAACACATTTATTTTCCAGTGCACCGCGGGTTAAAAcctatattatattaataagcTTATATATTACATCGACATgcacaaacaatatatatatatatatatattagttttttatatatataaattttacttCATTTGTAAtccaatttataaaatttaatgtacCGCGGATTCAAATCTAGTATAATAGTAAAAAAGGTTCAAATCTAGTATAATAGTAAAAAAGTTTATTGGGTTGCTAACTCATTGTAGAGTAGTCTGGACTCTGAGGTCTAGCTCGTAAAGTGGGCTTGGATATGTAAACATATAagccttttttttgttattgttcaACAATTCACGCctatttgaatttttatcatatattgTTTGGTCTAAGCTAAGGTCTTGAGTCCATCTATGTATGACTCAAAACATACACGACGATAACCTAAGACAATTCAAAATTCGAAGTGATGGAATCAACACAGTCGGCTAGAAAACTTCTTCTAATTGGAAATTTCAAAGCGGGACAAATCCATATGGTGTAGTTGAAGATTGCATTCAACTTCTAAATTATCTATAACGAGAACTTGAAAACGTAAAGATAGGCTGAAGTAACAACAATATGGGAGAGAATGAGAAACTGTGTCACTAGTTTTTACCTCTTATCATAAATCAATGTCATAAGTTAAAGCAAATAAATCGAAATCACAGACTGTTATAAGATTACATGATGAAAGCAATTGTATGAAAGAATCAGAAACTCGTGAAGGTGTTCGATATTTTCATTCGGTGTTTCGCCTTCTTTTACCAACGCACCTCTGCAGCACTGAACGTTTGTTCTTTGCGTTTGCTCTGAATTTGACATCTTTCGTCTTCCCCTGCATCTTCTTGTActctcttgatctcaaaacTGCTTCTAAGATATTAATGTCTTCCCGAATCTCATGTCTAGAGAGTGACGTTAAGCACGGGAGTATCTCTTTTTGGAAGTTCTTcattcttctccctcttctcaGCTTGAGTCCAATCTCTTTGTTGTTATCTCTTCTGATGTTGTTATTAAGCTCATCTAGAGCCATTGATGACACACAGAAGTCTTGTTCAGTGTTGGTTTCGCTTATTCCTAACGTGTGTCGCTCATATGAATCGCATGAACATCCTGGTTCCGCTTTACCCATCTCAAGTTTATCTGAAAAGTCTTGAGCTTGAGATAAGCTGTTGGTTCTTGACACAAGCTTTAACTGCAAGTCTTGATTTTGATATGAAATCTCTGATATGTGGACTAATGATTCAGCTGCCATTTGAATCACTTCAGATGAATCTTCCTCTTCGTTACAACATCCATTCTCCTCCTGTAAGTCTTCTTCTGTGCCGGGAAACTCAAGGCGGGTTCGGCAAGAAGGCTCTAATGCTCGAGGAGAAGAATTTATTCTTGACTCAGTCCTCGAGTTGTTTTCAGTAGTGCAGCAAGAAGTATATGAAGCTGGAGATGCTGTGCCGTCTTTTTCATGAACATCTTGGCATTGTGGAGAGCAAAGCGGAGTAGGGCCATCATCTATTCCACTTTTCTCGCAGCTCGTTTCTGTCTCTTCGATGTATGGACAGTTCAAATCTTGTAAGAAACAATAATGAGGCTCAGAAACAGCAGACTCATCAACCGGAGCGCTATTAAGATCCAGTAAACTTGGCTCCTCCTCATTACTTGTCTTATCACTAACATCCTCAACAAGAAGAGATTGATCCACTGCCTTCAGAATGTTTGAGCTGATCCGATCGAAGAAGGACGGTTTTGTTTCAGGATTTCTCATAGTAACATAGCTAACAGAAGTTGCAACatgctctgttttctctgtttcggAGACCCATGAGGGAGGAGGTGGTTCTTCAAGATCAATAACAATTCTTGGATTTCTCTTGCCACTCCAGTTTGTGGCTGATGCTTCCTTCACATTATTTGCTTCGGTACCCGAATGATACCCCAACTCTACGGTGTTTCGAGAACCACCAATGCCGTAAAATTTCCTGGAACCAAGTGTCTCATGAAAGTTCTTATACGCATAGTGATCTGCAGGAAGCTGAAGATCGATATCTTTAGTCAACAGCTTAGGGGAGTTTAATCTCTTATATCCATCACTGGACATGGAGCTCTCACTTTTCACCTGATACACCTGAAATGAAAACCTTGTGAACAATCTATTCTACTGTTTTTTCTTAACAACAAACAGAGTGACCATGATTACCTGTCTCCCAAATAGAGTGACCATACTGATTGGATTCTGCTTACAAGTCTCTTTATATGATACAACATGTTTCTGTGACAACACTTCTTCTTTGGACAAACCGAAGAAATACATGGCAGTTTCGTCTGGTCTAACTCTTTTATTCTATTTCTTATGTCCCGTCCCTATCATATGCAAATAGAAAATCGGAAAAAATGAGAAGATCAATACCTAAAAAATCAAACTGTATAAATGGATCAAACATAAGCATTCTAAcacaagagagaaacaaaacaaccatTAGTTCACAAACTGAACATCCATGGAAGCTAAATTTACAGCTCAAAAGATTgaaatgaagaacaagatcAAAGCCTATGGAAGTAAAACAACTACACCAGCAATGCTCATTATTTAAGACCAGTTATCAAAtgaaaacacagaaaaaaaaatcaggatgaTCTTAAATAAAAAGGAATCAAATTTAGAATTCTTAATTCTGTTCCTATGTAAACCAATACATATATGCTAAACCCTCCTAAACTTGTAGTGTTAAAACTAAACCTAGtgtatatgatgatgatcaacacacacatataaatCTTTCAAACTAATGATTATACTTGAGTATGCAAACAAATAAGTAATGCTTTAGTGGGAGATTCCATAAACGCTATATTCATAGTATTTCACATTCACGTAGATATAAATATCTATTTTCCTAAATCCGAATTCAACTGTTTAGAGCTAAAAGTAAAAGCATCAACTTCACGAcgaacaaaaacacaagagtaaaaagaataagaagaagaagaaaacactataaaaagacatgaattattatttacttaaaaatttaagaattacccagagagagagagagagagagagagaggataaaATAAAGCTTGAAGCTTTACCAATGGAGATATTGAGGAACAGATCTGGAGACGAGCAGAACAGGAGAAAAATATCTCAAGAAGAAACGAGATCCAATGGGTCAGATTCCAATGGTTATTGTCTCCATCAATATACACATATAACGTGTATCTGTAATTATCaccaataaatttttttatattataggaTCATGAGGAGCGAGAGAGAGGAGACTCTCCCAaaatctgagagagagagagagagaggagagagaaaaaggggTCTCTCCTTAGTGGTTAGTGTGCGAACATCAGAGCTATCTTTTTCTGagatttattaactttataagaaaaataaacgcAAAGTTTATttgagtatttatttattttttatttgacaaaAAGGTTTTTTAGGTGTGTGTTTTTAGGATTCCtcactttattattatttcctttttttctaattatgatCGAATGGGGTTGTTTACTCGTGACAATTgacgattttttaaaaaaggaaagatataTCATTAAATTGACGATTAAAAAAGAGAgtatatatgttgttgttgttgcagctgTCGTGTAGTGGGAGATTATTATGGTCAGATCTGTGTTGGGTTGAGttgaggaaagaagaagaggaccaAACATAACATAGTGTTTGGGACAGAGTAGAGGCTTTTTGTAGTAGTAGCCCAGTTATTAGTTTCCAGCTTTTTTTCcatctttcattcttttttattGCAATTCTTCCCCACAAGTATTTATTGGTTGatttacagtaaaacctctataaattaataatgttgggactaagacattttattaatttatagtgatattaatttatctataaattaataattattattttatagtgtaaattaataattattaatttatagatatatttttaattgtttattttttaaaaaatcatgaattggaacaactatagcaaaataagattaaactttcggatgttataaattttatggtttaggaattgaacttgtaatatttagaaaacactatttacaataaattacaaatattatagacaaattgacttatacacatgagacacataaattcaaatctatgaataataatatcaattctcctattttaataatctgtcaaattatcaaattgtaaatgatgcatatctaaaaattaaaactttaaattttaattatttgtatgacatgttataaaatattttagagatattattataggttgaaaatacaacattacaattgttctatagaattgagctttaggagaaacatacactattatatcagtatatatatatatatataaatttacataattattaatttatgatattattggaactatattttataaggagatttcgaaaaaattattatcttattatcttatcgaatattgttaatttttacactagCCCGACTTGgaaccagcaaaatttattaatttatagtgtttattaatttataaagttttaatttatagaggttttactgtatttctctctcttctcctctaaGTTATTATTATACTATCTCGTACGATCTAAACCAATACTACTAGTATTATTaacttgtagtttttttttgacaacaatacTAATTTTTGTAATAGTATATAATGTGTAAACATATGGTAGTATCGTACTTCCTTCCTTTGAAGGTCCTTCTCGATTCTATCGTTTTAGGCGTTCAGCGTACGGGGGGATGGAATTGGAATTTTCTCCTTTCATGTACACAATGAAACCATTACTGTCTTGGTTTTCGGATTCTTTTTTCTCGGAAAAAGTTGTACTTGTCTtgtttttctacatttttttttgttttctttagttaatAATCCTCCTCTTAAATTATTgacattttttgaaaaaaaagaactattGTCCTTTAAATAATATAGAGTATAAAATCATttcttaatataataataaatagagcATATAAATTCTTTATGATAGctacaataaaatataaattttggttttgattatatttggaaAAATTTCAGTTTAATCGTCATTAATcctcttttattgtttttgctgCCCTTAATTCTCGTAATCCCTTAATTCTCGTAATGTTTACTACATTACCTTAGATTTGTTATCGTTTGACAGTTTGACTTGGACAAAAAAACAACGCTGAGAAAAGTATAGTCATGCAACGTGTATAATTTCTTACGCGTGTCAGAAACAGGTTGCGCTATTTTCAATCCCATAACAAGAATTACGTAGGGAGATTTGGAAAATAAATCCATAATATTGGGTCAGATTTGAGAACGTTTACACCTATAAAGTACCGTGTACACTGTACGCACATGACACTCTTCAAGGAAACAGATATGACTCTGCCGCCTAACTCAATCAGCTCACGTCACGTGGCCGTGATCGGAGCAGGAGCCGCCGGGCTCGTGGCAGCTCGAGAGCTTTGTCGTGAAGATCACACGGTCACCGTATTTGAGCGTCAGAAACAAGTGGGAGGACTTTGGGTTTACACTCCAAACGTCGAGACAGACTTACTGAGCATTGACCCGGATCGAACCATCGTCCACTCGAGCGTCTATCAGTCCCTCCGCACCAATCTCCCACGAGAGTGTATGGGCTATTGTGAGTTCCCGTTCGTAACACGACGTGATGACGAGGCCAGAGACTCGAGACGGTACCCGAATCACAGGGAAGTCATGATGTACCTTCAAGATTTCACCAAAGAGTTCAAGATCGATGAGATGATCCGATTCGAGACCGAGGTTGTGCGGGTGGAGCCAGCGGCGGAGAACAGTCTTAAATGGATAGTTCAGTATAAGAGCTCAAGAGGTGTCTTTGGTAAAGATATCTTCGACGCAGTCGTCGTTTGCAATGGTCACTTCACTAAGCCCCGTCTTGCTCATATTCCTGgtaagtaatttaaaatttaaagtgtCCAAAACCATTAAATGTCTCTTAACAATAAAAGTgtatcaaaattaaacaaatccaAATAGTATCATTGTTGAATGCTAAATCGTgtgataataaaatatttaatttattttataacataatcaCCTAtatctttcaagtttcaaataaataaatctaaacATGGTTCGAACCAGATCATGATTCGTTTTTGAACTAAAGGTGCGGGTTTTGTAATTTCTCTTGTATCAGGGATAGACACATGGCCAGGAAAGCAGATCCATAGCCAGAGTTATCGTGTTCGGGATCCATTCGAAGATCAGGTAATAACAAAAGTCTACGAAATCACTTTGACTTTTTAGTCTATTTTCCATTACTTGAATCTTTTTGTTATAGATTATACTAAAGATTACAAGATGTTATTGTTTTGACATGTTTGTAGGTGGTACGAGTGATAGGAAATCAATCCAGTGGAAGAGACATTAGCAAGGATATAACAACGCTAGCAAAAGAAGTCCATATTGCAGCTAATTCTGATGCATACGGAAAGGAAAGTTCTCGTTATagcaatatacatattaatcaGACGGTAAGAGCACAGAAATTgagaaatcaacaaaacataaatttaatatatatttacttactcaattttttttatgtttgaaatCCAAAGCAAGTGGGTCGCGTCGACTCTATCAGGTCGGGTTAAGCTTCCTTCGGAGGACTAAATGATGGATGATGTCATTGGTTTCTATGCTAAACTTAAATCTTTGGGTATCTCCAAGAAATTTACGCATTTTCTAACTGATCTACAATTTACTCCCATGTTCAAAAAGCTCACATGAAGCAAGTTTGATCTCACAATATGAGTACTTTAATTGGGTCTCGAACAGTGTCGTTGCTCGTCTATTGAGCCTTGGAGAGAGGAACAATATAATATCGCCATCAAAAAAATGATGATACTTATCGTGATGATGAATGTGATGACCATGGTTAACTTATGGAAGAAGCGTACCGTGATTTCGTTAAATTTAAACCGACCAAAGTTTGTTCTATCCACTATCACTAGTTCTAAAATAAATGCGATATAAAATCCAGAATTGAGATTTCTATATTAGTAATTCAAGTATTGTTGTTGGTGAGTTTGAAACGTATAGGATTCAATTATCTGACGATGTTGTTCTGGAATCTATGAAAGGTGGTGGTAGTGATAGGAAATTTTGCGAGTGGGGCTGATATCAGCAGGGACATAAAGGGAGTGGCTAAAGAAGTCCATATCGCTTCTAGATCGAATCCATCTAATACATACAAACTACTTCCTGGTTCCGACAATTTATGGCTTCACCCTAtggtaaaataacaaaatattatatgtagAATCGATCAGAGAGAACTTTGATCATACTAGACGGGTTGCTGATTCAGTTTTTGCTTTTTCATTGTAGATAGAAAATGCGAACGAAGATGGTTCGGTTGTTTTTGAGAATGGTAAGGTTGTCCAAGCTGATACCATTGTGCATTGCACCGGTTACAAATACTACTTCCCGTTTCTCAACACCAATGGCTATATTACCGTTGAGGATAACTGTGTTGGACCGCTTTACAAGCATGTATTTCCACCTGCGCTTTCTCCCGGGCTCTCCTTCATTGGTTTACCCTGGATGGTTAAGTTTCTCATTCACTCTActtttgttgggtttttttttcagatattttttcaTCCTCTAATCagattgtgtgtgtttttaatctGAAATCAGACACTGCAATTCTTTATGTTTGAGCTACAAAGCAAGTGGGTGGCTGCCGTTTTGTCCGGTCGGGTCACGCTTCCTTCAGAAGACAAAATGATGGAAGACGTTACTGCTTATTATGCAATGCGTGATACTTACGGGCTTCCTAAGAGATACACACATAAACTTGGTCAGAATCAGATTCGATACCTCGACTGGATAGCCGAGCAAGTTGGTGCACCCCCCGGTGAACAATGGAGATATCAGGAAATTGAGGGGGGATATTTCAGACTTGCCACACAATCAGACACTTTCCGTGATAAGTGGGACGATGATCATCTCATTGTTGAGGCTTGAGGATTTCTTGAGACAGAAGCTGATCACTAGTCTTCCTTCTGAGTTATTGGAATCCGGAAACTGATGATTGATTCCTTGGACAAATGATTAACCTGTCTGTGTGTTgttgtgttcttctttgttgttgtgtagAATAAAAGCCGTCAAAAGTTTTCCCATTGACAAACACTTGTATTAATCTAAGATTAATTCATAACCATTtttcattgtcttttttttatctttgaatgTTGGAATAAAACAAGGTTTTATACAGATGAAATCAGCCAGCCCTAGGCATGGTGTACATCTTCTTGTTTACGTCGACTCTTCAACTCACTTTCCACCACGTAATTTTAATCTTTGAACAAGATGATTCATCATGTTTCTTGCTCGTGATACTTAACGTGATGATTAATGTATGACGATGATCAACTTCTCGAAGAAGCGTACCGTGATTTCGCTAAATTCAAACCATCCAAAGTTTGTTCTACCCACTGTAACTAGTTCCAAAGTAAGTGCGGAGNNNNNNNNNNNNNNNNNNNNNNNNNNNNNNNNNNNNNNNNNNNNNNNNNNNNNNNNNNNNNNNNNNNNNNNNNNNNNNNNNNNNNNNNNNNNNNNNNNNNNNNNNNNNNNNNNNNNNNNNNNNNNNNNNNNNNNNNNNNNNNNNNNNNNNNNNNNNNNNNNNNNNNNNNNNNNNNNNNNNNNNNNNNNNNNNNNNNNNNNNNNNNNNNNNNNNNNNNNNNNNNNNNNNNNNNNNNNNNNNNNNNNNNNNNNNNNNNNNNNNNNNNNNNNNNNNNNNNNNNNNNNNNNNNNNNNNNNNNNNNNNNNNNNNNNNNNNNNNNNNNNNNNNNNNNNNNNNNNNNNNNNNNNNNNNNNNNNNNNNNNNNNNNNNNNNNNNNNNNNNNNNNNNNNNNNNNNNNNNNNNNNNNNNNNNNNNNNNNNNNNNNNNNNNNNNNNNNNNNNNNNNNNNNNNNNNNNNNNNNNNNNNNNNNNNNNNNNNNNNNNNNNNNNNNNNNNNNNNNNNNNNNNNNNNNNNNNNNNNNNNNNNNNNNNNNNNNNNNNNNNNNNNNNNNNNNNNNNNNNNNNNNNNNNNNNNNNNNNNNNNNNNNNNNNNNNNNNNNNNNNNNNNNNNNNNNNNNNNNNNNNNNNNNNNNNNNNNNNNNNNNNNNNNNNNNNNNNNNNNNNNNNNNNNNNNNNNNNNNNNNNNNNNNNNNNNNNGTTTTATACAGATGAAATCAGCCAGCCCTAGGCATGGTGTACATCTTCTTGTTTACGTCGACTCTTCAACTCACTTTCCACCACGTAATTTTAATCTTTGAACAAGATGATTCATCATGTTTCTTGCTCGTGATACTTAACGTGATGATTAATGTATGACGATGATCAACTTCTCGAAGAAGCGTACCGTGATTTCGCTAAATTCAAACCATCCAAAGTTTGTTCTACCCACTGTAACTAGTTCCAAAGTAAGTGCGGAGACTCCGGCATCCTAATTTGGTTTCAAGCAAGATTCTATTAAATTGTGATCTTTTTAGttctaaaatgttttaaaacactACCTATcataaaacgtttatttttcttttaaatataatttaacattacattcaaaaaaaaaaaatgtgctaCGGCATAAGAGACCTAGAGTTGACATTTGAGAAAACTAACTAATGTGCCATGAACAGTTAATTTTCTTTCGAAATGTGCCATAATCGTTATAGTCTTTCCAAATGTGTCATAGCGATGAcatgagaggagaagagaaatattaaattacccCTCGCAAAATCTGcagtaacataaaaaaaaattaccctaACCACGAAAACCGTTTCATCCTCCACTTCGTCTTCTCCCCTATTCTCTCTCATGAAAACCATGTGttgctctcttctcttttaaacaaatcaacaaatcaacttgccctaactataattttgtttccaGATTTTCGGTAGGCCGTCACTCTCTAAAAGTGGGTCTGATAGTGGTTCAACAAATCCGTCTGCTTCCGTCAACGAGAAAACGTTGGCAGATTACTCGACTGTCCCCACCTCAAGGTCTCATATGTAATTATCCTTTGAAATTTTAGTAGACAAAATCGCAGTAAGTTCCCATCACATTATGGACTTGGAATCTGAAGAAGCATTTATTGTGGACAACATAGAAGCTCAATAAACTAAACTTCAGTACACGAAATCAgtgtgttattattattgtccACAAAGATATTGTCTATCATGAAGTGTAGAGTTCTTTTGAATTTGTCTATTTTGTATTAGATTTTGTCTATCATTATGTCTTCAGTTCAGTTAAGTCATATCTCTTGTTGTTGTCTACTGTGATATTGTCTTTCTGAAGTTATAAAAATTGGAGTAGACAAATTTGCACTCGGTTGGACCAGATATAGTATATGGAAAATCGTTTCGTCTAGACAACCTAGTAATTCAGTAAACTAAAcctttgttttgttattattattgtctacTATGATATTGTCTATCATGTGTAATTGGAATATCGTTTTTTCTTGACACCCTATAACTCAGTAGACGAactcgtttaaaaaaaaatttgtctacCATTTTAAATGTTGTCACTTTATATAAATGTGTGGACTAATTCCAATATAAATATGTTGTGTCCATGAATACGTGGACTTgtcttaaattttatatgttgtCCACAGCTTCGTGGATTTGTTTAGATATCATTACGTTGTCCACAACTtcattactatatatttatctgTTGTTCACCGATTCTCGCCCACGCTTCCCAAGAAATGCTTTTGATCCACCATCGAAAGAAATTTAATTGCAATCACAATCTAGTAAAACTGAATATGTTATGTTTGATGGATATGACATTTTTTAAAGGTGAAACAAATATGATACAATTggaaaaaatttaggaaaatataGCAATGGCAAAAATCGCTTGAGGTGATAGCAACgaataaaaaaatgacaaaaaggctaaattaaatactatttttggtATTCCACGAAAAAAACGTTTTGTCTTGTCGTTTTTCCAGTCTGGAAGATAACTAACAGATGGACTATATTTTATGGAGTATGCATAGCGTCACAtcggaaaaaagaaagaaataaaaaaatggctCCCGCACAGAGCACAATCAAGTCACTCCACGTGGCAGTGATCGGAGCCGGAGCTGCCGGGCTCGTGGCTGCAAGAGAGTTACGCGATGAGGATCACTCCGTGGTAGTCTTCGAACGTGACTCAAAAGTCGGAGGTCTCTGGGTATACACACCTGAAAGCGAGGTTGACCCACTAAGCCTCGATCCAAATCGAACTGTAGTCCACTCGAGCGTCTACGACTCTCTCCGAACCAATCTCCCAAGAGAGTGCATGGGCTACAGAGACTTCCCTTTCGTGCCTCAACACGACGTCGAATCTAGAGACCCGAGAAGGTACCCTACTCACAAAGAAGTCTTAGCGTACCTTGAAGACTTTGCTAGGGAATTCAAACTCGTGGAGATGGTTCGATTCAATACTGAAGTGGTTCTTGTCGAGCCTGATGGTTTGAAATGGAGGGTTCAATCCAAAACTTCAGATGGGATCTCCGGTGATGAGATCTTTGATGCTGTCGTTGTTTGTAATGGACATTATACAGAACCTCGAGTTGCTCATGTTCCTGGtaattctaatttattaaaaccaGATCCAAAAGTTTGAAGTGATTTCTGTTTTCATTAACgataaatttgttattttcaggCATAGATTCATGGCCTGGG from Camelina sativa cultivar DH55 chromosome 3, Cs, whole genome shotgun sequence includes:
- the LOC104770987 gene encoding uncharacterized protein LOC104770987, with amino-acid sequence MYFFGLSKEEVLSQKHVVSYKETCKQNPISMVTLFGRQVYQVKSESSMSSDGYKRLNSPKLLTKDIDLQLPADHYAYKNFHETLGSRKFYGIGGSRNTVELGYHSGTEANNVKEASATNWSGKRNPRIVIDLEEPPPPSWVSETEKTEHVATSVSYVTMRNPETKPSFFDRISSNILKAVDQSLLVEDVSDKTSNEEEPSLLDLNSAPVDESAVSEPHYCFLQDLNCPYIEETETSCEKSGIDDGPTPLCSPQCQDVHEKDGTASPASYTSCCTTENNSRTESRINSSPRALEPSCRTRLEFPGTEEDLQEENGCCNEEEDSSEVIQMAAESLVHISEISYQNQDLQLKLVSRTNSLSQAQDFSDKLEMGKAEPGCSCDSYERHTLGISETNTEQDFCVSSMALDELNNNIRRDNNKEIGLKLRRGRRMKNFQKEILPCLTSLSRHEIREDINILEAVLRSREYKKMQGKTKDVKFRANAKNKRSVLQRCVGKRRRNTE